One stretch of Musicola paradisiaca NCPPB 2511 DNA includes these proteins:
- the ptrA gene encoding pitrilysin — protein sequence MRKSVSWVSLALLLFWMPFSQAAEGWQPLPETIRKSEQDPRQYQAIRLDNAMTVLLVSDPQAVKSLVALALPIGSLDNPPQQPGLAHYLEHMLLMGSHRYPQPESLSEFLKMHGGSHNASTASYRTAFYLEVENAALEQATDRLADAIAEPLLDPVNADKERNAVNAELTMARSRDGLRMAQVGAETINPAHPGSRFAGGNLETLSDKPGSKLHDELLRFYQHYYSANLMKGVIYSNLPLPQMASIAVSTFGRIPNRQASVPKMAVPVVTDEQRGLFIHYVPARPNKQLRLEFRIDDNSPFFRSKTDGYISYLIGNRSQNTLSEWLQKQGLADSVYAGADPMSERNSGVFTITVDLTDKGLAQQDDVIAAVFGYLKQIRRDGIQQRYFDEISRMLNVDFRYPSISRDMGYVEWLVDTMLRVPVEYTLAAPYLADKFDPASVAARLDDMTPEKARIWVISPEQPHNRVAYFVDAPYQVDRISAARIEAWRQREKTLALSLPATNPYIPDDFSLITADAAITHPNVLINEPGLRLFYMPSRYFANEPKADITLMLRNQISSDTARHQVLFALNDYLAGLALDALSYQASVGGINFSTGINNGLVMKASGYTQHLPELLLNLVSEYAGFSVTEEQLAQAKSWYAEQLDAADKAKAYEQAMHPIQGLSRVPYSERSERRQLLNDITLKELMAYRGQLLQHAAPEMLVVGNLPAERVTALARMLRERLGCGGTVWWKAPEISIDQSQRALVQKMGASTDSALAAAYIPTGYDEIQGAAYSKLLGQIIHPWFFNQLRTEEQLGYAVFAMPIVVDRQWGIGFLMQSNSQQPAYLYQRYQDFFAKAIPRLRAMSPESFAQNKQGLINTISQPPQTLEEEVGRLRSDLERENFAFDTRQQLITRLSAMTVEQLANFFQQALQPQGLAVLSQVSGSSQGQSDYAMPAGWRTYATTSALQQTLNIRTEGAVVSTLPSSSPTKPETAVVAVSQ from the coding sequence ATGCGAAAGTCTGTTAGCTGGGTGAGTCTGGCGCTGTTGTTGTTCTGGATGCCGTTCAGCCAGGCGGCCGAAGGGTGGCAGCCGTTGCCTGAAACGATCCGGAAAAGTGAGCAGGATCCTCGTCAATATCAGGCTATCCGGTTGGATAACGCCATGACGGTATTGCTGGTGTCAGACCCGCAGGCCGTCAAGTCGTTGGTTGCGCTGGCATTACCTATCGGTTCGTTGGATAACCCGCCTCAGCAGCCTGGGCTGGCGCACTACCTGGAACATATGCTGCTGATGGGGTCACACCGTTACCCGCAGCCGGAAAGTTTGTCGGAGTTTCTGAAAATGCACGGCGGCAGCCATAACGCCAGCACGGCCTCCTACCGCACCGCATTTTATCTGGAAGTGGAAAACGCCGCGCTGGAGCAAGCGACCGACCGGCTGGCCGATGCAATAGCCGAGCCGCTGCTTGACCCCGTTAACGCGGATAAAGAACGCAACGCGGTCAATGCCGAATTGACCATGGCCCGTTCTCGCGATGGTTTGCGTATGGCGCAGGTAGGGGCGGAAACCATCAATCCCGCCCATCCCGGCTCGCGCTTTGCCGGTGGAAATCTGGAAACGCTGAGCGATAAACCGGGCAGCAAGCTGCATGATGAATTGTTGCGTTTTTACCAGCACTACTACTCAGCCAATCTGATGAAAGGTGTTATCTACAGCAATCTGCCTTTGCCGCAAATGGCGTCGATTGCCGTTTCAACCTTTGGCCGTATCCCCAATCGGCAGGCCAGCGTCCCTAAAATGGCGGTGCCGGTAGTGACCGACGAACAACGCGGCTTATTCATTCATTACGTGCCCGCCCGTCCGAACAAACAATTGCGGCTTGAGTTCCGGATTGATGACAACAGCCCGTTTTTCCGCAGTAAAACGGATGGCTACATCAGTTACCTGATTGGCAACCGCAGCCAGAACACGCTGTCTGAATGGTTGCAGAAACAGGGGCTGGCCGACTCCGTTTATGCCGGCGCGGATCCTATGTCCGAGCGCAACAGCGGCGTATTCACCATTACGGTGGATCTGACGGACAAAGGGTTGGCGCAGCAGGATGACGTGATCGCCGCCGTGTTCGGTTATCTGAAGCAGATTCGCCGGGACGGTATCCAGCAGCGCTATTTTGATGAAATCTCCCGGATGCTGAACGTCGATTTTCGCTACCCGTCCATCAGCCGTGACATGGGGTATGTTGAGTGGCTGGTGGATACCATGCTGCGCGTGCCGGTCGAATATACGCTGGCGGCACCTTATCTCGCCGATAAGTTCGACCCGGCGTCGGTAGCCGCCCGGCTTGATGACATGACGCCGGAAAAAGCCCGTATCTGGGTGATAAGCCCTGAACAGCCGCACAATCGGGTCGCCTATTTCGTTGATGCCCCTTATCAGGTGGATCGCATTAGTGCCGCGCGTATCGAAGCATGGCGGCAACGGGAAAAGACACTCGCGCTCAGCCTGCCGGCGACGAATCCCTATATTCCTGATGATTTCTCGCTGATTACCGCCGATGCGGCCATTACCCATCCGAATGTGTTGATCAATGAACCTGGGCTGCGGTTGTTTTATATGCCGAGCCGTTATTTCGCCAACGAACCCAAAGCCGATATCACACTGATGTTGCGCAATCAGATCTCCAGTGATACTGCCCGTCATCAGGTGCTGTTTGCGCTAAATGACTATCTTGCCGGGCTGGCGCTGGATGCGTTGAGCTATCAGGCCTCGGTGGGCGGGATCAATTTTTCCACCGGAATCAATAACGGGCTGGTGATGAAAGCCAGCGGCTATACCCAGCATTTGCCGGAACTGCTGCTTAATCTGGTTAGTGAGTATGCCGGTTTTAGCGTCACCGAAGAGCAACTGGCTCAGGCGAAATCCTGGTATGCCGAGCAACTGGATGCCGCAGACAAGGCTAAAGCCTATGAACAGGCGATGCATCCGATACAGGGTTTGTCTCGGGTGCCTTACAGTGAACGTTCTGAGCGTCGGCAACTACTGAATGACATTACGCTTAAGGAGTTGATGGCGTATCGCGGCCAATTGTTGCAGCACGCCGCGCCGGAGATGCTGGTAGTGGGTAATCTGCCGGCGGAACGGGTAACGGCTCTGGCGCGGATGCTGCGTGAGCGCCTCGGTTGCGGCGGCACGGTCTGGTGGAAGGCTCCGGAGATTAGCATTGATCAGTCGCAGCGCGCACTGGTGCAAAAGATGGGCGCCAGTACAGATTCGGCGTTGGCGGCGGCGTATATCCCGACCGGGTATGACGAGATTCAGGGCGCTGCCTACAGTAAATTGCTGGGACAGATTATTCATCCCTGGTTTTTCAATCAATTGCGCACGGAGGAACAGTTAGGCTATGCGGTGTTCGCTATGCCGATTGTGGTCGATCGGCAGTGGGGGATTGGGTTTCTGATGCAGAGCAACAGTCAGCAGCCGGCCTATTTGTATCAGCGCTATCAGGATTTTTTCGCCAAAGCCATTCCGCGTTTGCGGGCCATGAGTCCGGAGAGTTTTGCGCAGAATAAGCAGGGCCTGATTAATACCATCAGTCAGCCGCCGCAAACGCTGGAAGAAGAGGTTGGGCGTCTGCGCAGCGACCTGGAGCGCGAGAATTTCGCATTCGATACCCGTCAGCAACTGATTACCCGTCTGTCGGCGATGACTGTGGAGCAACTGGCGAATTTCTTTCAGCAGGCGCTACAGCCACAGGGGTTGGCGGTTTTGTCGCAGGTTTCGGGCAGTAGCCAAGGGCAGTCCGATTATGCCATGCCTGCCGGTTGGCGAACTTATGCCACCACTTCGGCGCTACAGCAGACGCTGAATATCCGCACAGAAGGCGCCGTAGTATCGACACTGCCGTCATCGTCGCCGACCAAACCGGAAACAGCCGTCGTTGCGGTGTCGCAATGA
- the recC gene encoding exodeoxyribonuclease V subunit gamma — protein MFRVYHSNQLDVLKELMVELMKRHPIRDPFEPEMILVQSPGMAQWLQIELANCFHIAANIQFPLPGVFLWDMCRRLMPDIPKESVFSKAAMSWKLMHLLPQQLAEPDFALLANYLRDDADGRKLHQLSARVADLFDQYLIYRPDWINAWQRGAWVEDAGEAQRWQAPLWRALVAHTHQLGQPEWHHSSLYQQFIGRLELADTCPPGLPERVFICGIAALPPIYLQALKALGKHIDIHLLFTNPCRYYWGDIQDESFLSRLKTRQWQRYREKQVTSDVRPLFRQPERADGLFGDDGEQQVGNPLLASWGKLGRDNLFLLEQLDETVGIDAFADMASDTLLASLQRDILELEDSRIIATDGITLASSSRKRTLSPADRSVSLHACHSPQREVEVLHDQLLAMMAEDSTLMPRDIIVMVADIDSYSPFIQAVFGNAPENRYLPFALSDQRARHAHPALQAVLSLLALPDSRFTAEQVLALLEVPSLAGKFAIDEEGLRHLRMWVAESGVRWGLDDDNVRELLLPVTGQHTWRFGLTRMLLGYAMESRAGDWLGVLPYDESSGLVAELAGNLADFLMQLSQWKQRLQEARSLTDWQPLCRQLLDGFFLPDADTEAALTLIETQWQQILSTAMLTGYAQNVPVGTLRDELAARLESERLSQRFLAGAINFCTLMPMRSIPFRVVCLLGMNDGVYPRVLPPLGFDLMARSRRRGDRSRREDDRYLFLEALLSAGQRLYISFMGHSIQDNTRRYPSVLVTELMNYIGQSYCLPGDESLDLDASSERVIQALSHEHPRMPFDPAGFCAPEPESFAAEWLPAAGGKGVCQPDFDRALPERYDSDITLDDLQRFYRHPVRAFFQLRLGVYFQLDDQEMQDQEPFEVDNLSRYQMNVQLLNALIEQGDTDALYRRMRAAGGLPYGAFGELYWQTQQEDIRELAERVRGEWRPETHHTRELNLTINGVRLSGWLKQVQDDGLLRWRPGKLSMTDGMMLWLEHLAWCLAGGQGESRIYGRQSTGWRFPAMSRQQAGDEMASLIDGYRQGMNRPLLLLNRTGGAWLEAVYDRDTDRLLDDATAQRKARQKLLDAWQGNQMVSGESEDDYLRRIVRAMDDERIVQVMDAAKIWLLPPLRMNQC, from the coding sequence ATGTTCAGGGTCTACCACTCCAATCAACTCGATGTGTTGAAAGAACTGATGGTTGAGCTGATGAAACGGCATCCGATCAGGGATCCGTTCGAGCCTGAAATGATACTGGTGCAAAGCCCCGGTATGGCGCAATGGCTACAGATTGAACTGGCGAATTGCTTTCACATTGCCGCTAATATTCAGTTTCCGCTGCCGGGGGTCTTTTTGTGGGATATGTGCCGACGCCTGATGCCGGATATCCCCAAAGAGAGCGTATTCAGCAAAGCGGCGATGAGCTGGAAGCTGATGCACCTGCTGCCGCAACAGCTTGCGGAGCCTGACTTTGCGCTGCTCGCCAACTACCTTCGGGATGATGCCGACGGGCGCAAACTGCATCAGTTGTCCGCCCGCGTGGCGGATCTGTTCGACCAGTATCTGATTTATCGGCCCGACTGGATTAACGCCTGGCAACGCGGCGCATGGGTGGAGGACGCCGGAGAGGCGCAGCGCTGGCAAGCACCGCTGTGGCGGGCGTTGGTCGCGCATACTCATCAACTTGGGCAGCCGGAGTGGCACCATTCCAGCCTGTATCAGCAGTTTATCGGCCGTCTGGAACTGGCTGATACTTGCCCGCCCGGTTTGCCGGAGCGGGTGTTCATCTGCGGTATTGCCGCCTTACCGCCCATCTATCTGCAAGCCTTGAAAGCGTTGGGCAAACACATCGATATCCACCTGCTGTTCACCAATCCATGCCGCTACTATTGGGGGGATATTCAGGACGAATCTTTCCTTTCCCGCTTGAAAACACGGCAGTGGCAGCGTTATCGCGAAAAACAGGTGACATCGGATGTGCGGCCGCTGTTTCGTCAGCCGGAGCGTGCCGATGGGCTATTCGGCGATGACGGCGAACAACAGGTGGGCAATCCCCTGCTCGCATCGTGGGGAAAACTGGGGCGCGATAATCTGTTCCTGCTGGAACAACTGGACGAAACCGTAGGCATTGATGCATTTGCCGACATGGCTTCCGATACGCTGTTGGCTTCGCTGCAGAGGGATATTCTGGAACTGGAGGATAGCCGCATTATCGCTACGGACGGCATAACGCTGGCGAGCAGCAGCCGTAAACGCACGCTTTCGCCAGCGGATCGCTCTGTGTCGTTGCACGCTTGCCACAGCCCGCAACGCGAGGTGGAAGTGTTGCATGATCAATTGCTGGCGATGATGGCGGAGGACAGTACCCTGATGCCGCGGGACATCATTGTGATGGTGGCGGATATCGATAGCTATTCCCCTTTTATTCAGGCGGTGTTCGGCAATGCGCCGGAAAATCGCTATTTACCCTTTGCATTGTCAGATCAGCGTGCGCGTCACGCTCACCCCGCGCTGCAGGCGGTGTTGTCGCTGCTGGCGTTGCCGGATAGTCGTTTCACGGCTGAACAGGTGTTGGCGTTACTGGAGGTGCCGTCGTTGGCGGGCAAATTCGCCATCGACGAAGAAGGGCTGCGGCACCTAAGGATGTGGGTGGCCGAATCCGGTGTACGTTGGGGACTGGATGATGACAATGTACGAGAGCTGCTGTTGCCGGTGACGGGGCAGCACACCTGGCGCTTCGGCCTGACTCGCATGCTGCTGGGCTATGCGATGGAGAGTAGAGCGGGTGATTGGTTAGGTGTGCTGCCTTACGACGAATCGAGTGGTCTTGTTGCCGAACTGGCCGGCAATCTGGCGGATTTTCTGATGCAGCTAAGTCAGTGGAAACAGCGTTTGCAGGAAGCGCGCTCGCTGACGGATTGGCAGCCGTTATGCCGCCAGTTATTAGACGGTTTTTTTCTGCCGGATGCCGATACCGAAGCGGCGTTGACGCTGATTGAAACCCAGTGGCAACAAATTCTGTCTACCGCCATGTTGACGGGATACGCACAGAATGTGCCGGTCGGTACGTTGCGCGATGAGCTGGCTGCTCGTCTGGAGAGTGAACGCCTCAGCCAGCGTTTTCTCGCCGGGGCCATCAACTTCTGTACTCTGATGCCGATGCGTTCCATTCCATTTCGGGTGGTATGCCTGCTGGGCATGAACGATGGCGTGTATCCGCGTGTTCTGCCGCCGCTGGGGTTCGATCTAATGGCGCGCTCCCGTCGGCGGGGGGATCGCAGCCGCCGCGAAGACGATCGCTACCTGTTTCTGGAGGCGCTTTTGTCCGCTGGGCAGCGTCTCTACATCAGCTTCATGGGGCATTCAATACAGGACAACACCCGGCGTTACCCTTCAGTGCTGGTAACGGAACTGATGAATTATATCGGCCAAAGCTACTGCTTGCCGGGAGATGAAAGCCTGGATCTTGACGCCAGCAGCGAGCGCGTTATTCAGGCGTTGAGTCATGAGCACCCGCGTATGCCGTTCGATCCCGCCGGTTTTTGTGCCCCGGAGCCGGAAAGTTTCGCGGCGGAGTGGTTGCCGGCTGCCGGAGGCAAAGGGGTATGCCAACCTGATTTCGATCGCGCCTTGCCGGAGCGTTATGACAGCGACATCACGCTGGATGACCTGCAACGATTTTATCGTCATCCGGTGCGCGCATTCTTTCAGTTACGCCTTGGCGTTTATTTTCAGCTCGACGATCAGGAAATGCAGGATCAAGAGCCTTTCGAGGTGGATAACCTCAGCCGTTATCAGATGAATGTACAGTTGCTTAATGCGTTGATAGAACAAGGTGATACGGATGCCTTGTATCGACGCATGCGTGCGGCGGGTGGTTTGCCGTATGGCGCGTTCGGTGAGCTCTACTGGCAGACCCAGCAGGAGGACATCCGGGAACTGGCAGAACGGGTGCGGGGAGAGTGGCGGCCGGAAACCCACCACACACGCGAGCTGAATCTGACGATAAACGGCGTCAGGCTCAGCGGTTGGTTAAAACAGGTTCAGGACGACGGCCTGCTGCGCTGGCGGCCTGGGAAATTGTCCATGACGGACGGCATGATGCTATGGCTGGAGCATCTTGCCTGGTGCCTGGCCGGCGGGCAGGGGGAAAGTCGAATCTATGGTCGTCAATCGACGGGGTGGCGTTTCCCCGCCATGTCCCGGCAGCAGGCCGGGGATGAGATGGCGTCGTTGATCGACGGCTACCGTCAGGGGATGAACCGGCCGTTGTTGTTGCTTAATCGTACTGGCGGCGCCTGGCTGGAGGCCGTCTACGATCGCGATACCGATCGTTTGCTGGATGATGCAACGGCGCAACGCAAAGCACGGCAAAAGTTGCTGGATGCCTGGCAGGGAAACCAGATGGTCAGTGGCGAAAGTGAAGATGACTACCTGCGGCGCATTGTTCGCGCTATGGACGACGAACGTATCGTGCAGGTGATGGACGCGGCAAAAATCTGGCTATTGCCGCCGCTGAGAATGAATCAGTGTTAG
- a CDS encoding prepilin-type N-terminal cleavage/methylation domain-containing protein, which produces MAHAQRGFSLLETLAAALLFAVSLAGLLQYHQVLQQSWQHLRLQRQAWRLAHQYLEVYEAGGADARMQAPDGWTVTQAETRVSAGCRKITIAVATPYHYQARLGRWFCETPPVAAPETETPPQ; this is translated from the coding sequence ATGGCCCATGCGCAGCGAGGTTTCAGCTTGTTGGAAACATTGGCGGCGGCGTTGCTGTTCGCGGTTTCTCTGGCAGGGTTATTGCAATATCATCAGGTGCTCCAGCAGTCCTGGCAGCATCTGCGGCTGCAACGGCAGGCCTGGCGGTTGGCCCATCAGTACCTGGAGGTCTATGAGGCCGGCGGCGCTGATGCACGGATGCAGGCGCCGGACGGCTGGACGGTAACGCAGGCCGAAACACGGGTTTCGGCAGGCTGTCGTAAAATCACGATCGCGGTAGCGACGCCTTATCACTATCAGGCCAGACTTGGGCGCTGGTTTTGCGAAACGCCGCCTGTCGCGGCACCGGAAACGGAAACACCACCACAGTGA
- a CDS encoding YgdB family protein, translating to MPANPQRGSTVLMAMLMLVIGMLILSGLQRQLEAQMLQDRDEQRALEDFNLASSALKWGLTLEWRIDDDGWQCQSAGVDALRACLRLNAGGRIGLLRGERLVTGVARPAAFYYRVVPALVNERPIIQPIAGGWLDVCPVAGAQNCGPAE from the coding sequence ATGCCGGCTAATCCGCAACGAGGGAGCACCGTATTGATGGCGATGCTGATGTTGGTCATCGGGATGCTGATATTAAGTGGGCTGCAACGACAGTTGGAGGCGCAAATGCTGCAGGATCGGGATGAACAACGGGCGCTGGAGGACTTTAACCTGGCGAGTTCCGCACTGAAATGGGGGCTCACGCTGGAATGGCGTATTGATGACGATGGATGGCAATGCCAGTCCGCCGGTGTTGATGCTTTACGGGCTTGCCTGCGTTTGAACGCAGGAGGGCGAATCGGGTTGCTGCGAGGGGAACGTCTCGTTACCGGAGTGGCGCGCCCGGCGGCGTTTTACTATCGGGTCGTGCCTGCGCTCGTCAACGAACGTCCGATCATACAGCCGATCGCCGGCGGCTGGCTGGATGTGTGTCCGGTAGCGGGAGCGCAGAATTGTGGGCCGGCGGAATAG
- a CDS encoding prepilin peptidase-dependent protein — translation MLNVMKQQRGFTLPEVMLAMGFGSLITLAAAGVLPVLHARVQSSASYFRLEQALSQALFTIEKDVRRAGFCAGACGGLPVTLNTGEDGQALCFSLAYDINANGQWEQGERGDAEHYGYRLRNGALEVQTGGAGCQGSRWEKLLDPAEIKLTRFVVRRQAGEHQRLYFLTLEGHWTSHPAISLNVTRWVAGRNDAG, via the coding sequence ATGCTGAACGTTATGAAACAACAGCGGGGTTTTACCTTGCCGGAAGTGATGCTGGCTATGGGGTTCGGCAGCCTGATCACGCTGGCCGCCGCTGGCGTATTGCCGGTATTGCACGCACGGGTTCAGAGCAGCGCGAGTTATTTTCGTCTGGAACAGGCGCTTAGTCAGGCGCTGTTCACCATAGAAAAGGATGTTCGCAGAGCCGGTTTTTGCGCAGGGGCGTGCGGCGGCTTACCCGTGACGCTGAATACGGGGGAGGATGGGCAAGCGTTATGTTTTTCGCTGGCGTATGACATCAATGCCAACGGTCAGTGGGAACAGGGAGAACGGGGCGATGCGGAACATTATGGCTACCGTCTACGCAACGGCGCTCTTGAGGTACAAACCGGCGGTGCCGGCTGCCAGGGGAGCCGCTGGGAAAAACTGCTGGATCCGGCCGAAATTAAGCTAACCCGGTTTGTCGTGCGACGGCAGGCCGGCGAGCATCAGAGGTTGTATTTCCTGACATTGGAAGGGCATTGGACGTCTCACCCGGCGATAAGCCTCAACGTCACCCGCTGGGTTGCCGGGAGGAACGATGCCGGCTAA
- a CDS encoding prepilin peptidase-dependent protein, protein MKRNHGWQQGFTLVELMMVMVIVALVLNIGVRGWLAQQQAITLEQQARQLLHFMSGVQMSAYWHNRNEALWLFRQPERWCVGSGEPPLQCPPDGNRTFTRPEKTVALVETTSERLVFYGVRNTSQSGHITLGNGAGRVRLVVSVRGRLRLCGESGPLLAIPAC, encoded by the coding sequence ATGAAAAGAAACCATGGATGGCAGCAGGGGTTCACCCTGGTGGAGTTGATGATGGTGATGGTCATCGTCGCCCTGGTCCTGAACATCGGCGTTCGTGGATGGCTGGCGCAGCAGCAAGCGATAACGCTGGAGCAGCAGGCGCGTCAGCTGTTGCATTTTATGTCCGGGGTACAGATGAGCGCTTACTGGCATAACCGCAACGAGGCCCTGTGGTTGTTCCGTCAGCCTGAACGTTGGTGTGTGGGGAGCGGCGAACCGCCATTGCAGTGCCCGCCGGACGGCAACCGGACATTCACACGCCCGGAGAAAACAGTCGCGCTAGTGGAAACAACCAGCGAGCGGTTGGTGTTCTATGGTGTCCGCAATACCTCGCAGTCCGGGCATATCACGCTGGGCAACGGCGCTGGCCGGGTACGTCTGGTTGTTTCGGTTCGTGGCCGCTTGCGGTTGTGCGGCGAGTCCGGCCCGTTGTTGGCGATTCCCGCATGCTGA
- the thyA gene encoding thymidylate synthase: MKQYLDLMKKVLEEGTPKNDRTGTGTLSIFGHQMRFNLQEGFPLVTTKRCHLRSIIHELLWFLNGDTNIGYLRDNKVSIWDEWADENGNLGPVYGKQWRAWGAADGRQIDQLQTVLHQLKQDPDSRRIIVSAWNVGELDQMALAPCHAFFQFYVADGKLSCQLYQRSCDIFLGLPFNIASYALLVHMMAQQCDLDVGDFVWTGGDTHLYSNHLEQTRLQLGREPRPLPKLVIKRRPESLFDYQFDDFDIDGYDPHPAIKAPVAI; the protein is encoded by the coding sequence ATGAAACAGTATTTGGATCTGATGAAGAAGGTGCTGGAAGAGGGAACGCCGAAGAATGATCGCACCGGCACCGGCACGCTGTCGATTTTTGGTCATCAGATGCGGTTCAATCTGCAGGAAGGTTTTCCGCTGGTGACTACCAAACGCTGCCATTTACGCTCCATCATCCATGAACTGCTGTGGTTTCTGAATGGGGACACCAACATCGGTTATCTGCGCGATAACAAGGTCTCTATCTGGGATGAATGGGCGGATGAAAACGGCAACCTGGGCCCGGTCTACGGCAAACAATGGCGTGCCTGGGGCGCGGCGGACGGACGTCAGATCGACCAGTTGCAGACGGTGTTGCATCAACTGAAGCAAGACCCCGACTCCCGCCGAATTATTGTCTCCGCCTGGAACGTGGGCGAACTGGATCAGATGGCGCTGGCGCCCTGTCATGCGTTTTTCCAGTTCTACGTGGCGGACGGCAAGCTGTCCTGCCAGCTTTATCAGCGTTCCTGCGATATTTTCCTGGGGTTGCCGTTCAACATTGCCAGCTATGCGTTGCTGGTGCACATGATGGCGCAACAGTGCGATCTGGATGTGGGTGATTTCGTCTGGACGGGCGGCGATACGCACCTGTATAGCAACCATCTGGAGCAGACGCGCCTGCAACTCGGGCGTGAACCGCGTCCATTGCCGAAACTGGTCATCAAACGCCGCCCCGAATCGCTGTTTGACTATCAGTTCGATGATTTCGACATTGACGGTTACGACCCGCACCCGGCGATCAAGGCGCCGGTTGCCATCTGA
- the lgt gene encoding prolipoprotein diacylglyceryl transferase, whose product MTTSYLVFPQFDPVIFSIGPAALHWYGLMYLVGFVFAMWLAVRRANKPGSGWTKDEVENLLYFGFLGVFVGGRLGYVLFYALPLFLDNPLYLFRVWDGGMSFHGGLVGVITVMAWFAHRTRRTFFQVSDFIAPLIPFGLGAGRLGNFINGELWGRVSTDTPWAMLFPGARGEDMALAASHPEWQPIFAQYGMLPRHPSQLYEMLLEGVVLFIVLNVFIRKSRPMGSVSGLFLVGYGIFRIIIEFFRQPDAQLGLFSGISMGQILSVPMVLIGLLMMLWAYRRQPVRQ is encoded by the coding sequence ATGACGACGAGCTATTTGGTGTTTCCCCAGTTTGATCCGGTGATTTTTTCGATAGGGCCGGCTGCCCTGCATTGGTATGGGCTGATGTATCTGGTCGGTTTTGTCTTCGCCATGTGGCTAGCGGTGCGGCGGGCTAACAAACCGGGCAGCGGCTGGACGAAAGATGAAGTGGAAAATCTGCTGTATTTCGGTTTTTTGGGGGTATTTGTCGGCGGACGTCTGGGATATGTTCTGTTCTACGCACTTCCTCTGTTCCTTGATAATCCATTGTATTTGTTCCGGGTGTGGGATGGCGGGATGTCCTTCCACGGCGGATTGGTGGGCGTGATTACCGTGATGGCCTGGTTCGCTCATCGCACCCGCCGAACCTTTTTCCAGGTTTCCGATTTCATCGCGCCGTTAATCCCATTCGGCCTGGGCGCCGGGCGTCTGGGGAATTTTATCAACGGCGAATTGTGGGGGCGCGTCTCCACGGACACGCCTTGGGCGATGTTGTTTCCTGGCGCGCGCGGCGAAGACATGGCGCTGGCGGCGTCCCATCCGGAATGGCAACCGATTTTCGCCCAGTACGGCATGTTGCCCCGTCACCCGTCACAACTGTATGAAATGCTGCTGGAAGGGGTTGTGTTGTTCATCGTCCTGAATGTATTCATCCGCAAATCGCGTCCGATGGGCAGCGTATCCGGGCTGTTTCTGGTTGGATATGGCATTTTCCGCATTATTATCGAATTCTTCCGTCAACCGGACGCCCAACTGGGGCTGTTCAGCGGCATCAGCATGGGGCAGATACTGTCGGTGCCGATGGTGTTGATCGGTTTGCTGATGATGCTCTGGGCCTATCGCCGTCAGCCGGTACGGCAATAA